A window of the Dickeya dianthicola NCPPB 453 genome harbors these coding sequences:
- a CDS encoding MBL fold metallo-hydrolase yields MKYQIIPVTAFSQNCTLLWCEKTLQAAIVDPGGEADKIKQVVAQTGVTVTQILLTHGHLDHVGAAAALAEYFQVPIVGPQQADAFWLDGLPAQSRMFGLNDCPPLVPTRWLEEGDNVAIGESVLSVLHCPGHTPGHVVFIDQQARVAQVGDVIFRGGVGRSDFPQGNHQALVDSIRNKLFPLGDDIVFIPGHGPTSTFGEERRTNPFVRDTD; encoded by the coding sequence ATGAAGTACCAGATTATTCCTGTTACAGCGTTTAGCCAGAATTGCACGCTGTTGTGGTGTGAAAAAACGTTGCAGGCCGCGATTGTTGATCCCGGCGGTGAAGCAGACAAAATCAAGCAGGTTGTAGCGCAGACCGGTGTGACGGTGACGCAGATTCTGTTGACGCATGGTCACCTGGACCATGTAGGCGCCGCTGCTGCGTTGGCCGAGTATTTTCAGGTGCCGATCGTCGGCCCGCAACAGGCGGATGCCTTCTGGCTCGACGGGCTACCTGCCCAGAGCCGAATGTTCGGTTTGAATGATTGTCCGCCGTTGGTACCGACCCGCTGGCTGGAGGAAGGCGACAACGTCGCTATTGGCGAATCGGTATTATCTGTTCTGCACTGTCCGGGGCACACGCCGGGTCATGTGGTGTTCATCGATCAGCAGGCGCGTGTCGCGCAGGTTGGCGATGTGATTTTTCGCGGCGGAGTAGGGCGTAGTGATTTCCCGCAGGGCAACCATCAGGCGCTGGTGGATTCCATCCGCAACAAGTTGTTCCCGCTGGGCGATGATATCGTCTTCATTCCGGGCCACGGGCCGACGTCCACGTTCGGTGAAGAGCGTCGTACTAACCCGTTTGTGCGCGATACCGACTGA
- a CDS encoding YcbK family protein: MEHIDNHRRKWLALGGAALGIALLPGQSLASLSTARPRILTLNNINTGERIKVEFSDGRRYNKEELSRLNHFFRDYRANKVKTIDPALFDQLYRLQVMLGSSKPVQLISGYRSYSTNEDLRSHSKGVAKQSYHTQGKAMDFHIEGVQLANIRKAAMKMRAGGVGYYPQSNFVHIDTGAIRTW; this comes from the coding sequence ATGGAACACATTGATAATCATCGACGCAAATGGCTGGCGCTCGGCGGCGCGGCGTTAGGGATAGCGTTGCTACCGGGGCAATCGCTGGCTTCGTTATCCACTGCCCGCCCGCGCATTCTTACGCTGAACAATATCAATACCGGTGAGCGCATCAAAGTCGAATTCTCCGATGGTCGTCGTTATAACAAGGAAGAGTTATCCCGATTGAACCATTTTTTCCGTGATTATCGGGCGAACAAGGTTAAAACCATCGATCCGGCGCTGTTTGATCAGCTATACCGCCTGCAAGTCATGTTGGGTTCTAGCAAGCCGGTACAGCTGATTTCGGGTTATCGTTCTTACAGTACCAATGAAGATTTGCGGTCGCACAGTAAGGGCGTGGCAAAACAGAGCTATCACACCCAGGGAAAAGCGATGGATTTCCATATCGAAGGCGTCCAATTGGCTAATATTCGAAAAGCCGCGATGAAAATGCGTGCTGGCGGTGTTGGCTATTACCCGCAGAGCAATTTTGTGCATATCGACACCGGCGCAATCCGTACCTGGTAA
- the ldtD gene encoding L,D-transpeptidase gives MLLVKRNTQRLLLRVAGSIWLGSLLTSFSAQAASPKAPGSAVSSAASKSHASVSAGLPAGVSPHYLSELTALYSRQHMQPMWSDSHVVKAFQQQLAEVALSGIQPQFTTWVTWLTDPKLNGFARDVVLSDAMLGYMQFVAGVEKNGNSWLYSSVPYKLAAPSTEMMEQWQRAVASGNGPAFIASLAPRHSQYAKMHDALKNMLTDNRPWPKLILADSLRPGDESNALPVLKEILLRTGMLNQDGGAMPLFNEASSGNASPMRYEGDVVEAVKRFQHSQGLQDDGVIGKRTRDWLNVSSQMRATLLALNIQRLRLVPDKVSSGIVVNIPNYSLSYYQNGAEILSSKVIVGQPKRKTPLMNSSLSNVVMNPPWNVPTTLTRQDIIPKVIQDPGYLQRHGYTVLSDWTESAQPIDPSMIDWPMVSASNFPYRLRQAPGDRNSLGRYKFNIPNTDAIYLHDTPNHNLFQKDIRALSSGCVRVNKASELAGLLLQDAGWNNARISSTLEQGNTTYVAVRQRVPVNFYYLTAWVSDDGKPQFRTDIYNYDDTVKIGALALSKVGLLLQ, from the coding sequence ATGTTGTTAGTCAAACGAAATACACAAAGACTGCTTCTGAGGGTAGCCGGTTCGATTTGGCTGGGTAGTCTGCTGACTTCGTTTTCCGCTCAGGCGGCTTCGCCGAAGGCACCGGGCAGTGCAGTGTCATCGGCGGCGTCAAAAAGTCACGCCTCTGTTAGCGCTGGTTTGCCTGCCGGTGTTTCACCTCATTATCTTAGTGAATTGACCGCACTTTATTCGCGCCAGCACATGCAGCCGATGTGGAGCGACAGCCACGTCGTCAAGGCGTTTCAACAGCAGTTGGCGGAAGTCGCGCTTTCCGGTATTCAACCGCAATTCACTACCTGGGTTACCTGGTTGACTGACCCGAAATTAAACGGTTTTGCCCGCGATGTGGTGCTGTCGGATGCCATGCTGGGATACATGCAGTTTGTTGCCGGGGTGGAGAAAAACGGCAACAGTTGGTTGTACAGCAGCGTTCCCTATAAGCTGGCCGCGCCATCGACGGAGATGATGGAACAGTGGCAGCGGGCGGTTGCATCGGGCAACGGGCCGGCGTTTATTGCGTCGCTGGCGCCTCGCCATTCCCAGTATGCAAAAATGCACGACGCGTTGAAAAACATGCTGACGGACAACCGCCCCTGGCCGAAACTGATACTGGCGGACTCACTGCGTCCCGGCGATGAAAGCAACGCGTTACCGGTCTTAAAAGAGATTCTGTTGCGAACCGGCATGCTGAATCAGGATGGCGGCGCGATGCCGCTGTTTAATGAGGCGTCGTCGGGCAATGCATCGCCGATGCGTTATGAAGGGGACGTTGTGGAGGCGGTGAAACGTTTCCAACACTCGCAAGGGTTGCAGGACGACGGCGTTATCGGTAAACGCACGCGTGACTGGCTCAATGTCTCTTCGCAGATGCGTGCGACATTGTTGGCGCTGAACATCCAGCGTCTGCGGCTGGTGCCGGACAAAGTCAGCAGCGGCATCGTGGTCAATATTCCCAACTACTCTCTCAGTTATTATCAAAATGGCGCGGAGATTTTGTCGTCGAAGGTGATTGTCGGTCAGCCTAAACGCAAGACGCCGCTGATGAACAGCTCGCTGAGCAATGTGGTGATGAACCCGCCGTGGAACGTGCCCACCACGCTTACCCGGCAGGACATCATACCTAAGGTGATTCAGGACCCAGGGTATCTGCAGCGCCACGGTTACACCGTATTGTCAGACTGGACCGAAAGCGCCCAGCCGATTGATCCTTCGATGATCGACTGGCCGATGGTTTCGGCCAGTAACTTCCCGTACCGCCTGCGTCAGGCGCCGGGGGACCGCAACTCGCTGGGGCGTTACAAGTTTAATATACCGAATACGGACGCCATCTACCTGCACGACACGCCTAACCACAATTTGTTTCAGAAAGATATCCGGGCGCTGAGTTCGGGATGTGTGCGTGTCAACAAAGCATCGGAACTGGCGGGGTTGCTGTTGCAGGACGCCGGCTGGAACAATGCCCGTATTTCGTCAACGCTTGAACAGGGCAACACCACCTATGTGGCGGTGCGCCAAAGGGTGCCGGTGAATTTCTACTACCTTACCGCCTGGGTGTCTGACGATGGTAAGCCGCAGTTCCGCACAGATATTTACAATTATGACGATACGGTGAAAATCGGCGCGCTGGCTTTGTCTAAGGTCGGACTATTATTACAGTAA
- a CDS encoding protein adenylyltransferase SelO, which yields MSHHLLFNNHYHQQLPGFYTELMPTPLQGARLLYHNATFAQELGLSDDEFDGDNRRIWAGERLLPGMAPLAQVYSGHQFGAWAGQLGDGRGILLGQQQLADGRTQDWHLKGAGLTPYSRMGDGRAVLRSVVREFLASEALHHLGIPTTRALTIVSSDHPVQREQEERGAMLLRVADSHVRFGHFEHFYYRREPEKVRQLAEYVIAYHWPQWQQETDRYYLWFSDVVERTARLMAHWQAVGFAHGVMNTDNMSILGLTIDYGPYGFMDDYQPGYICNHSDHQGRYAFDNQPAVALWNLHRLAQSLSGLMSSDILQQALDRYEPALMQRFGELMRAKLGFDTPQAQDNALLVGLLKLMQREQADYSHVFRLLSETERHSRHSPLQDVFIDRPAFDEWFSSYRQRLALDSVDDAERRSRMKQANPRYVLRNYLAQQAIEQAEREDIGLLGRLHQALRQPYADQPDLADLAALPPTWGKHLEISCSS from the coding sequence ATGTCGCATCACCTGCTGTTTAATAACCATTATCACCAGCAACTGCCGGGCTTTTATACCGAGCTGATGCCCACGCCATTGCAGGGCGCGCGTTTGCTGTATCATAACGCCACGTTTGCTCAGGAATTGGGGTTATCGGACGACGAGTTTGACGGCGACAACCGCCGAATCTGGGCCGGAGAACGACTGCTGCCGGGCATGGCGCCGCTGGCTCAGGTATACAGTGGTCATCAGTTCGGGGCCTGGGCCGGGCAGTTGGGTGACGGGCGCGGCATTCTGCTCGGACAACAGCAACTGGCGGATGGCCGTACGCAAGACTGGCATCTCAAAGGCGCGGGCTTGACCCCCTATTCACGCATGGGGGACGGCCGGGCGGTATTGCGCTCCGTGGTGCGCGAATTTCTGGCGTCGGAAGCGCTACATCATCTCGGCATTCCTACCACGCGTGCCTTGACCATCGTCAGCAGCGACCATCCGGTACAGCGCGAGCAGGAAGAGCGGGGGGCGATGCTATTGCGGGTGGCGGATAGCCACGTCCGTTTCGGTCACTTCGAACATTTCTACTACCGCCGCGAACCGGAGAAGGTGCGCCAACTGGCGGAGTACGTCATCGCATACCATTGGCCGCAGTGGCAGCAGGAAACCGATCGCTATTACCTGTGGTTCAGCGACGTTGTGGAACGCACTGCGCGGTTGATGGCTCACTGGCAGGCCGTTGGGTTTGCTCACGGTGTGATGAATACCGACAATATGTCCATCCTTGGCCTCACCATCGACTACGGCCCGTACGGTTTTATGGATGATTATCAGCCCGGCTACATCTGTAATCATTCGGATCATCAGGGACGTTACGCATTTGATAATCAGCCGGCGGTGGCGTTGTGGAATCTGCACCGCCTGGCGCAGTCGCTATCGGGGCTGATGTCCAGCGATATCCTGCAACAGGCGTTGGACCGCTATGAACCCGCGCTGATGCAGCGTTTCGGCGAACTGATGCGTGCCAAACTCGGCTTTGATACGCCGCAGGCGCAGGATAACGCGTTGCTGGTGGGGCTGTTGAAGCTGATGCAGCGCGAGCAAGCGGACTATAGCCATGTTTTTCGGCTCTTGTCGGAAACAGAACGGCACAGTCGCCACTCACCATTACAGGACGTGTTTATCGATCGTCCGGCGTTCGATGAGTGGTTCAGCTCGTACCGTCAGCGGCTGGCGTTGGACAGCGTGGACGACGCTGAGCGCCGGAGTCGCATGAAGCAGGCCAATCCGCGTTATGTGTTGCGTAATTATCTGGCTCAGCAGGCTATCGAACAGGCGGAGCGGGAGGATATCGGCTTACTCGGGCGTTTGCATCAGGCATTACGTCAACCCTATGCGGATCAGCCGGACCTGGCCGACCTGGCCGCGTTGCCTCCGACATGGGGCAAACATCTGGAGATTTCTTGTTCCAGTTAA
- a CDS encoding EAL domain-containing protein, which produces MRIQLEVDYVSQYLFSPIYHLDSRLLALEMIGRFHSTAGNLSMPQEILLGMLSHRQKQTLLREQLAILKDKSAWFINNRVTALLKIDNTLTEFLVNDELLGRQFRTLPFLQLEINEDFPDISRGRDNSQMTKLSQSFHLWLDNFGSGRMNLKPFYDGMISSVKMDAAFINKLLTRPASVSIINPMLQVMRKHCPSLKIVAKGIDNIDGFEKISELDVNAVQGQLWPSLPPEALDNALMPVACYC; this is translated from the coding sequence ATGCGTATCCAGCTTGAAGTTGACTATGTCAGTCAGTATCTGTTCTCTCCGATTTATCATCTGGATTCACGGTTGCTGGCGTTAGAGATGATCGGGCGTTTCCATAGCACGGCAGGCAATCTGTCCATGCCGCAGGAAATCTTACTGGGCATGCTGAGCCACCGGCAGAAGCAGACATTGCTGAGAGAGCAACTGGCAATCCTGAAAGATAAATCAGCCTGGTTTATCAATAACCGGGTGACTGCGCTGCTGAAAATCGACAATACATTGACGGAGTTTTTGGTTAACGACGAGTTGCTGGGCCGGCAGTTTCGCACGTTGCCGTTCTTGCAACTTGAAATTAATGAAGATTTTCCTGATATATCCCGAGGGCGAGATAATTCCCAGATGACTAAGTTAAGCCAGTCTTTTCATTTGTGGCTGGATAATTTCGGCTCTGGACGAATGAATCTAAAGCCATTTTATGATGGCATGATTTCCAGTGTGAAAATGGATGCCGCGTTTATCAATAAATTATTAACCCGACCCGCGTCTGTTTCTATTATTAATCCGATGCTGCAGGTGATGAGAAAGCATTGCCCCTCGCTGAAAATCGTGGCGAAAGGGATTGATAATATAGACGGTTTTGAAAAAATAAGTGAACTTGACGTCAACGCTGTCCAGGGGCAATTATGGCCGTCCTTGCCGCCGGAAGCGCTGGATAATGCGCTGATGCCGGTGGCCTGTTACTGTTGA
- a CDS encoding NlpC/P60 family protein codes for MKFWRFWLILAALFLAGCSSHVPQSTRLGDASEVRTQLHAQLAKWRGTPYRYGGLDQNGIDCSGFVYLTFRDRFGLTLPRSTEEQTEVGTHVDRDALLPGDLVFFRTGSGENGLHVGIYDNNDQFIHASTSRGVMRSSLNNVYWKRAYWQARRI; via the coding sequence ATGAAGTTTTGGAGATTCTGGTTAATACTGGCGGCGCTATTTCTGGCCGGGTGCAGCAGCCACGTTCCGCAGAGTACCCGTTTGGGCGATGCCAGCGAGGTGCGGACGCAGTTGCACGCTCAACTGGCGAAATGGCGAGGCACGCCATATCGCTATGGCGGGCTGGATCAGAACGGTATCGATTGCTCCGGCTTCGTTTATCTGACGTTTCGTGACCGGTTCGGCCTGACGCTGCCGCGCTCGACAGAGGAACAAACTGAAGTCGGTACTCACGTCGACCGTGACGCATTACTGCCGGGCGACCTGGTTTTTTTCCGTACCGGTAGCGGTGAGAATGGGCTGCATGTCGGCATTTACGACAATAATGACCAGTTTATTCATGCCTCTACCAGCCGCGGCGTTATGCGGTCATCACTGAACAACGTTTACTGGAAACGGGCCTATTGGCAGGCTCGCCGCATCTGA
- the btuD gene encoding vitamin B12 ABC transporter ATP-binding protein BtuD: MPDQPLLYLHNVSVAGRLSSVAVCCRPGELVHIIGPNGAGKSTLLALMAGLQPGDDGETRLLGQSIAAWSARDLARVRAYLPQHHSALALMPVFQYLQLHQPAHCDADSVDTVVQQLAERLSLTDKLRRPLTRLSGGEWQRVRLAAVLLQVWPTLNPSARLLLLDEPAASLDIAQRVALDALLAALCRAGVAVIASGHDLNHTLHHADRVWLMARGELMADGAAADVMQPEALSPVFGVAFTRYALDGRHWMLAQQE; the protein is encoded by the coding sequence GTGCCTGACCAACCGTTGCTGTACCTGCACAATGTCAGTGTCGCCGGGCGTTTATCATCGGTAGCGGTTTGTTGCCGTCCCGGTGAACTGGTGCATATTATTGGCCCCAATGGCGCGGGTAAGAGCACGCTGCTGGCGTTAATGGCCGGATTACAGCCGGGGGACGACGGCGAGACGCGGCTGTTGGGGCAGTCTATCGCCGCCTGGTCGGCGCGCGACCTGGCGAGGGTTCGCGCCTACCTGCCGCAACACCATAGCGCATTGGCGCTGATGCCGGTGTTCCAGTACCTGCAGTTGCACCAGCCGGCGCACTGCGATGCCGACAGTGTCGATACCGTGGTGCAGCAGTTGGCTGAGCGATTGTCGTTGACGGATAAATTGCGCCGCCCGCTGACCCGGCTTTCCGGCGGCGAATGGCAGCGGGTCCGGTTAGCGGCGGTGTTGCTGCAAGTCTGGCCGACGCTGAATCCTTCGGCCCGGTTATTGCTGTTGGATGAACCCGCCGCCAGTCTGGATATCGCCCAACGTGTGGCGCTGGATGCATTGCTGGCTGCGTTGTGCCGGGCCGGGGTTGCGGTCATCGCGTCGGGTCATGACCTGAACCATACCCTGCATCATGCCGACCGGGTATGGCTGATGGCGCGCGGTGAGCTGATGGCGGACGGGGCGGCGGCTGATGTGATGCAGCCGGAAGCGCTGTCCCCGGTATTTGGGGTGGCGTTTACGCGTTATGCGCTGGACGGTCGCCACTGGATGCTGGCGCAGCAGGAATGA
- a CDS encoding glutathione peroxidase — MSNNLYAIPLQTIDGRQASLENWRNNVLLVVNVASQCGLTRQYEALENLYETYRDRGFAVLGFPSNEFAGQEPGSNEEINAFCRGTFGVQFPMFGKIDVNGSARHPLYQALIQAQPEALRPQGSEFYERRVSKGQAPAHPGDILWNFEKFLINRRGEAIARFSPDMAPDDGVIIKAIEQALAQ; from the coding sequence ATGAGCAATAACCTATACGCAATTCCCCTGCAAACCATCGATGGCCGTCAGGCATCACTGGAAAACTGGCGCAATAATGTGCTGCTGGTGGTCAATGTCGCCTCGCAGTGCGGGCTGACCAGGCAATACGAAGCGCTGGAAAATCTGTATGAAACCTATCGTGACCGCGGGTTCGCGGTACTGGGGTTTCCCTCTAACGAATTTGCCGGGCAGGAACCGGGCAGCAACGAAGAGATAAACGCGTTTTGTCGCGGGACCTTCGGTGTACAGTTTCCGATGTTTGGCAAAATTGACGTCAACGGGAGCGCTCGTCATCCGTTGTATCAGGCATTGATTCAGGCACAGCCGGAAGCGCTGCGACCACAGGGTAGTGAATTTTATGAGCGCCGCGTCAGTAAAGGGCAGGCACCGGCTCATCCAGGCGATATTCTGTGGAACTTCGAGAAATTTCTGATTAACCGCCGCGGCGAGGCGATCGCGCGTTTTTCACCGGACATGGCGCCGGATGATGGCGTGATTATTAAAGCGATTGAACAGGCGCTGGCGCAGTAA
- the btuC gene encoding vitamin B12 ABC transporter permease BtuC: protein MQLTPVRYTQLKQQQRRRDRQRLLGLWLLLAVGVAMSLCAGERWIGPTHWLDSDSSLFIWQLRLPRTLAVMLVGAGLAMGGAVMQAVFDNPLAEPGLLGVSSGAGVALVLAVLIGQGMLPVWSLSLCAIAGALLVTLMLLRFSRVGVSNARLLLIGVALGIICSALMTWAVYFSTSLDLRQLMYWMMGGFSGIDWRYGGLMLLMLPLLVWLACCGGVLNQLALGELAARQLGVAVFYWRNLLVLVMGALVGISVALAGVIGFVGLVIPHILRLCGLTDQRYLLTGCGLAGAVVLMLADTLARTLLATAELPVGVVTATLGAPWFIWLLLRHQA, encoded by the coding sequence ATGCAGTTAACTCCGGTGCGTTATACCCAACTGAAACAGCAACAGCGCAGGCGAGATCGTCAGCGGTTATTAGGGTTATGGCTGTTGCTGGCGGTCGGCGTGGCGATGAGTCTGTGCGCCGGTGAACGCTGGATTGGACCGACGCACTGGCTGGATTCAGACTCGTCGTTGTTTATCTGGCAGCTCAGGTTGCCGCGCACGTTGGCGGTGATGCTGGTCGGGGCGGGCCTGGCGATGGGCGGCGCGGTGATGCAGGCGGTATTCGATAATCCGCTGGCCGAACCGGGGTTGCTCGGCGTATCCAGCGGCGCGGGCGTGGCGCTGGTGCTGGCGGTGCTGATTGGACAAGGGATGCTGCCGGTCTGGAGCCTCAGCTTGTGCGCCATCGCGGGCGCGCTGCTGGTGACATTGATGTTGCTGCGGTTTTCCCGCGTCGGGGTGTCCAACGCGCGCTTGCTGTTGATCGGCGTGGCGCTGGGCATTATCTGCAGCGCGCTGATGACCTGGGCGGTCTATTTCAGCACCAGCCTTGATTTGCGCCAACTGATGTACTGGATGATGGGGGGATTTAGCGGGATCGACTGGCGTTACGGCGGATTGATGTTGCTGATGCTGCCGTTGCTGGTCTGGCTGGCGTGTTGCGGCGGGGTGCTCAATCAACTGGCGCTGGGCGAACTGGCCGCCAGACAGCTAGGGGTCGCGGTATTTTACTGGCGTAATTTGCTGGTGCTGGTAATGGGCGCGCTGGTGGGCATCAGTGTGGCGTTGGCTGGCGTGATCGGCTTTGTCGGGTTGGTCATCCCGCATATTTTGCGCTTGTGCGGGCTGACCGATCAGCGCTATCTATTAACCGGGTGCGGACTGGCTGGCGCCGTTGTGCTGATGCTGGCGGATACGCTGGCGCGCACGTTGCTGGCGACCGCGGAGCTGCCGGTCGGCGTAGTCACCGCCACGCTGGGAGCGCCCTGGTTTATCTGGCTGCTGCTGCGCCATCAGGCGTAA
- the cobB gene encoding Sir2 family NAD+-dependent deacetylase, producing MHSRQRLHRFRQRKRLRHQRLCARIFHLDYLVVKNVNKPRVVVLTGAGVSAESGIRTFRASDGLWEEHRVEDVATPEGFHRDPQTVQNFYNQRRRQLQQPEIAPNGAHLALAELEAALGDHFLLVTQNIDNLHERAGNKRIIHMHGELLKVRCSQSGQVFEWMGDVSADERCHCCQFPAPLRPHVVWFGEMPLGMEHIYHALSEADLFIAIGTSGHVYPAAGFVHEVRVHGAHTVELNLEPSQVQSQFDEHIYGPASKVVVEFVRTWLVQHPLASA from the coding sequence ATGCACTCGCGTCAGCGATTACACCGTTTTCGGCAGCGAAAGCGTCTCCGTCATCAGCGTTTGTGTGCCCGCATTTTTCATCTTGATTATCTGGTGGTCAAAAACGTGAATAAACCACGTGTTGTTGTCCTTACCGGAGCGGGGGTTTCTGCCGAATCCGGTATTCGCACGTTTCGTGCTTCGGATGGACTGTGGGAAGAGCACCGGGTGGAGGATGTCGCCACCCCGGAAGGGTTTCATCGCGATCCGCAAACGGTTCAGAATTTTTACAACCAGCGCCGTCGCCAGCTACAGCAGCCGGAGATTGCGCCCAACGGCGCACATCTGGCGCTGGCGGAACTGGAAGCGGCGCTTGGCGATCATTTTCTGCTGGTAACCCAGAACATTGACAACCTGCATGAGCGCGCCGGCAACAAACGCATCATCCACATGCATGGCGAGCTGTTGAAAGTGCGTTGCAGCCAGAGCGGGCAGGTGTTTGAGTGGATGGGCGATGTTTCGGCGGACGAGCGTTGCCACTGCTGCCAGTTTCCGGCGCCGTTGCGCCCGCACGTGGTGTGGTTTGGCGAAATGCCGCTGGGGATGGAACACATTTATCACGCGCTGTCGGAAGCAGACCTGTTTATCGCCATTGGGACCTCGGGCCATGTCTATCCGGCTGCCGGCTTTGTGCATGAAGTGAGAGTACACGGCGCGCATACCGTGGAGTTGAACCTGGAGCCCAGCCAGGTGCAGAGCCAGTTCGATGAACATATCTATGGCCCTGCCAGCAAGGTGGTGGTGGAATTCGTTCGCACCTGGCTGGTGCAACACCCGTTGGCGTCAGCCTGA
- the lolE gene encoding lipoprotein-releasing ABC transporter permease subunit LolE, translating into MTFPPLSLLVGLRFSRGRRRSGMVSLISVISTLGIALGVAVLIVGLSAMNGFERELNNRILAVVPHGEIEAVNQPFRDWQPLLPKIERVPGVAAAAPYVSFTGLLENGASLKAIQFKGVDPQQELKLSALPQFVQDNAWSRFHAGAQQVIIGKGVADALGAKSGDWVTVMIPNSDPQMKLLQPKRIRLQVAGILQLSGQLDHSLALVPLADAQQYLDLGDGITGIAIKAQDVFAAQKLVHDAGEATNVYVYIRSWVGTYGYMYRDIQMIRTIMYLAMVLVIGVACFNIVSTLVMAVKDKSSDIAVLRTLGAGDGLIRAIFVWYGLLAGLLGSVVGTLAGIVVTLQLTPLIRSLETLTGHRFLSGDIYFIDFLPSELHMLDVVIVLVTSLVLSLIASWYPARRASRIDPARILSGQ; encoded by the coding sequence ATGACTTTTCCTCCGCTTTCGCTGCTGGTTGGGTTGCGTTTCAGCCGCGGGCGTCGTCGCAGCGGCATGGTGTCGCTGATTTCGGTGATTTCCACCCTCGGCATTGCGCTGGGCGTGGCGGTGTTGATCGTCGGTTTGAGCGCGATGAACGGCTTCGAACGCGAGCTGAACAACCGCATTCTGGCCGTGGTGCCGCATGGCGAAATCGAAGCGGTCAACCAGCCGTTCCGGGACTGGCAACCGCTGTTGCCGAAGATTGAACGTGTTCCCGGCGTCGCGGCCGCGGCGCCTTACGTTAGTTTTACCGGTTTGCTGGAAAACGGCGCCAGCCTGAAAGCTATCCAATTCAAAGGCGTGGATCCCCAACAGGAACTGAAGCTGAGCGCTTTGCCGCAGTTCGTGCAGGACAATGCCTGGTCGCGTTTTCATGCCGGCGCACAGCAGGTCATTATCGGCAAGGGGGTAGCGGATGCGCTGGGCGCGAAAAGCGGCGACTGGGTCACCGTGATGATTCCCAATAGCGACCCGCAGATGAAACTGCTGCAGCCGAAACGCATTCGGTTACAGGTGGCGGGCATTTTGCAGTTGAGCGGTCAACTGGATCACAGCCTGGCGCTGGTGCCGCTGGCCGATGCCCAGCAGTATCTGGATCTGGGCGACGGCATCACCGGCATCGCCATCAAGGCGCAGGATGTGTTTGCCGCCCAGAAGCTGGTGCATGACGCGGGCGAGGCGACCAATGTCTATGTCTATATCCGCAGTTGGGTCGGCACTTACGGTTACATGTACCGCGATATTCAGATGATCCGCACCATCATGTACCTTGCTATGGTGTTGGTCATCGGCGTGGCCTGCTTCAACATCGTTTCCACGCTGGTGATGGCGGTGAAGGACAAGAGCAGCGACATCGCCGTGTTACGCACGCTGGGCGCGGGCGACGGCCTGATCCGCGCCATTTTTGTCTGGTACGGTTTGCTGGCCGGGCTGCTCGGCAGCGTGGTGGGGACCCTGGCGGGTATTGTGGTCACGCTACAACTGACGCCGCTGATTCGCAGCCTTGAAACGCTGACCGGCCACCGTTTTCTGTCCGGCGATATTTATTTCATTGATTTTCTGCCGTCGGAACTGCATATGCTGGATGTGGTTATCGTGCTGGTCACCTCGCTGGTGCTGAGCCTGATTGCCAGTTGGTATCCGGCCCGCCGCGCCAGCCGCATCGACCCGGCCCGGATATTGAGCGGCCAGTAA